CTAATAGTCCCGTCATTCAATAACTGCAGATATTAGAATCTGTTCATTGGAAAAAAAAACTGCAGTTTTAGAAAGATGTGGATTTTTACTGCCTGTGAAAAGATAAATAAAATCAATGTACTAGTAATCACTGGTGATTTGTCTGTACTACATTCTTCTGAAGCTTGAAGGTTCAAGATTCACTTACCCGTCTCCGTTGGAGCTTTAATTTTTTGTTGAGCTCACTGAACTAACCCCTGCTTTATTTGGTGTAGATTCGGCTGACAGAAGCTCAACAGCAGAAGACTGAGGAGAAGGATATGAAGCCAGAACAGCTGGAAAAAGTGGCTAAGATGGAAAGCTGGCGAAAAGAGTTAAAGCTTTTGGAGGATAAAAAGGCTGAATTGGAAGCATCGTGAATTTTAGGCTGAAGAAACGCATAGTTTAAAGCTACGGTAGCCTGGTGGGATTTTACCGCTGCATCAATATACTCGTCACGCCCAGATTTTGTTAAGGGAACTGTGTATTTTTGTTCTTTGTGCACTGGCTAGGGCAAAACAACGGAGGATCTAATTTGTGGTATTTTTCAGGTAGTACTCCAATTTTTGAGGACATAGCTCCTGCTTGATCTGATTCATCCTTGATTTCTAAAGACGTCAAAACTAGCGGTTGAAATACCATTACTATATTAGGCTTGTGGCATGAATTTTTCCTCAAGTCAGTTGGACCACTTTTGCAGATGCAATCTGAaaaacaaaatttatatgaagCGGAAGTTGGAAGAAAAGTTTGTTGTGTTGTCTGGATAATTGTACATCCGAAAGAACAACTTCACTTAGGTACTCAATAAAAAAGTGATGAGACAAAGACAACCTCAGTTTTCAGGTCACGAACAAACACCTTTAGCTGAACCGATTTCCAATTTCTTGTATTCATGCGGTAAATGATTGCTATTCCAAAAAGATTGTGTTACCATTTCACAACTAATCCTTTTAGATTAAACTCATGCTATAAATGActgttattttaaaaatattgtgTAATAGCCATACAATTTGTTCTTTTATATGCAAGCGCGTGCTGTAATGATTCCTATTTCAAAGACTCTTAAATCACTTGGTCTTATGGTCACATCAAATTGGAATCCCGAACTGTCTATAGGTGTTTTTTCTGCTAttacaataacatacccagtataatctcaCAAGTAGGGAGGGACGTTTGTTCTTTCTGCTATTATTCCCTCAAAAAAGGCATATACCAAGAAAGATCTTGAACCAGTCAACTGAATCCGTAAATAAGGCATCTTGATATAAGGTAAACCACCAAAGAATGTACGAGAACAAAATAAGTTGTCACGATATACTTTAGTAAAAGATTTTACATAAAGTCTGTTACATCGAACAGTCAAAAATAATTCAAACACTTTTCCCACACATACTGAGGTCTGAATGCCAAAGTTAATATTGCCAAAACTGATGACTGGTCAAGTAATTTCTTGAGACCAAGTAAAAAAAACACTCCCTTATACAACAACTTCAGCTAGCAAGAGGTAGTAGGAGCATCTCTCAGGATGCCCATAGCGTACAACTTTAATAAAACATGAGTCGCCTGTCTCAGAGGTTCCAGAGCAGACTATGAGGATTCAATATCTGATTCTTCCAATCCTTCTCTGTAGAGTTCAAATTCATTAGGACTCCACCTGCATATTAAGCTAAGCCGGAAAGTAGCCATCTTGATATCAAGTAGACGCTGCAAGTGACAAGGTAATAGCTTTCAGTAACTTGGTCACACATGTTATTTCGATCATTTTGCACTTTTAGCAGACATTTGCACACACAATATAGAGAATGGAACTATATTCAGATTTGAATTGGAAAAATCAACAAACCAGTATGCGAGCTGCCTCAGGTGACAATGGCTTCCCTTCTTCACATACAACATAGTCAGACACAAGCTCCACAACACCTGCTCACCGCCCGACAGAATTCAACAAATCATAGAGTAATAAAACTAACTACTGACATATCAGACACAGCAAAATCATGTTACAATTATCAATCAGCAAAACGCAAAACAAAGAGCAGATGATTAATACCTCTATTCAACCTTACTGGCATCCCTTGCTTCCGCAGGAATGGCTCCATCTCATGTGTAAACTGGTCAAGAGGGCCTTCTTGTAGCTCCACCTGATAGATTGAACCAAAACATAAAAACCCAGTATGTACTTCGGATATAAATTGAGGCAAGGTGCCAACGTGCCCAGGTCAAATTTAATGGGTACCCAAAGGCATCAAATTGAACCAGAGAAAGCAGCTTATGAAAGAGCTCTCGAGTAAATGGCCCTTATTATAGTTGCCAAAATGGCATTTAGCTTTACAAATCACAAACTGACATAACGAATATAGCAGGTACTCAGAAGTTTAGTCAGGGCGCGTGCAGGCTGGAAACCATGGTCATAAAAAAATAACTTGTATTAACATAATAACTTCCGCCATACCTTTTCTGCTGCTGTAGTGCCAGTCCTTGCAAAGTCATGTTCTTCAAACTCGCTAAACAACCTGAAAACGTTTAAAATGATGAGCAAGAAAAAATTGAGAGAAACGGAGGGAGCAGGAAACAAACAGCAGGGGTCACACTCCAGCAAAGAGAAACAGCTAGTGCTACAGGCAACAAGGATATTCAAAGAATTCTTACTTCCATGCAAGGGAAGAAATTATAATACAATGTAGAACAAAAGTGGCAGACACGTTAAAGGAGTTGTTGGAAACTAGATAAGTAGATATCATGCACTAGTAAATGTTAAGCGGTAGACACAATCATCAACAATTTGGATATAGCACAACACAATAGACAAGGGTGAAAACCCTTatcaaaatatattttaaaaagaaATAGACAATGGGTGAAAACAAACTACCCAAGTAACTTCACTAAGGACTCCACCCACCCTCCAAAAAATGTAAAGCTTTCTTTCACCTAATGAAGAAACAGAGTTATAACATGTAGTGTTCCGGTATCTCAAATGCATCATTGAATCTGGGGTTTTACCTTTGGACCTCTTCCTTTGATAAATTAGTAAAGCAAAGCCCTGAATCTCCACGTACAAGCTGTAAAGACAGGATATTCCAATCGAAACATAACTTAGTATAGATACGTTATAACTCAGAAAAAAAGTTAATTCAATTGGATATTTAACAGATATATAATGTACATTGGCATGTCCTACCTTAGAAATCTTATGAAGGCCGGGCCGAATCTCATCTGCAACTGATCGGCCTAGTGCTACCTGCATGACTTTATTCGACCCAAGGAAAAATctgaaatagaaaaaaaataatGCTTAATACACTCTCCATACTGATAGTTAATTACGAAAGACCAACAAAATTCCCCCTCAAGATATATGCTTCCCAACTCAATACTAATTTCTGATCGATAATCCTCCGGAAATGCTTCGAACAGGAAAATGTACGCACAGAAATGTACTCTAGAAACAAGCAATACTAGCCACACAAGCCAATTCCAGGTTCAGTAAAATATAATCCCGCAGTCCTAATTCAAGTGTCTTactttccgttttggtttgtcccaaaaagagtgcatctttctatatttagtaagttaacaattaaaacatcatatatgataagtttataaccacaagattcaaaggacatttCAGTACATTATCCACATCTTTAATTTTGGACGACAAGATTCAAAACactctttttatttcttaaactccgcttagacacttaaattgggacggagggagtacctaTTAAACTATCCTCTTGCAAACAAGAACAGCTAAAAGTGTCGGCTAAAAACTTCAAGCACGGGATATCCACATGATGTAAAATCTAAACATGGACATACAACAACTACAAAGTTCCTCCATATGGGGCTTGTTTAAAGCTCATAGTATCCTACATTAGTAGTTGCAACTTGCCTTGCTATACTCACAGCCAAAAAAATAGCAATAAGCTATATATGTAACCATAGATAAACAAGCAAGTAAATCAAACTTGCCTGCTAGAAGACTTTAGCTGGTCTCTGAACTCCTTAAACTTGAGATTTCTCATGTTCTCAAAACTAAACACATAAGCTGAACAATACTTTTCCGCACATTCCCTTATTGAATTAACAATACTTTCTTTGTGCTCCTTTCCCTTCTTCTTTGTCTTAGATAAGGTGACTGCAATCAAAATCAACTTAATAACTTAGAAATCACTAAATATAGATAACACACATCAATTAAAGTGCTTAAAGAGTAGGGAAAATTCTAGGGTTTAACTATACCGGCTCTATTACGCTTCGACTTAGGCATTGcttcttggtttttttttttttttgtgaaagcTAAAACCCTACTTCTTGCTTTGCTTTCGAAAGACAAGTATAAACCTGGCCGCGTGTTTATTTTATGTCTTTGTGGTGTTTTGGCGTGTAATGGGCCTAAGGTTTCACTAAGCCCAATTACCTAAAGTTGGGCTGAAATGTTGGGTTTCGTGATGAAGAGgttgggcaattcgcagaattgcccttcttttggggtggtctttaaattttgtcgctcatatttgaaatctttaagttttgcccttcagcTAAACTTCataggttccaggttcgaacccccacacagtcaaaattttaaaaaaaaatcgcaaggtagattttaaattcgctatgcccccaccggcatacacttgtgaaggaattactaaagttatgttggactcggcatacttatgccttatgggcagacttggcataagtatgtcgagtccggcataactttgataattccttcacaagtttatgccggatccggcataaaagtatgcccccaacggcataaacttgttaaggaattaccaaacttatgtcggtcccggcatacttatgccttatgggcagacttggcataagtatgctggtccggcataactttggtaattccttcacaagtttatgcctgatccggcataactttggtaattccttcacaagtttatgcctgatccggcataactttggtaattccttcacaagtttatgcctgatccggcataaaagtttgacattaaaagtatgcccccaccgaatgagggtacctaggaagaatttcattggcctccttccaatattattacaaaactaaaaggcttcatggtaaaaactttgtgcgtggcctcttccactcatcgtcatgcaaatgttgtcaacaattatcatagtgttaatactcatgaaaaactaggcttaaatataatggaacaaaatcacgacaactactcttttctaacactgccccataatatattaacaagagcagttataatatatccaatacaggaaatgtaacaaagaaagtctttaggccacattgacacaaaaaccacttgaattttaatagagcattttgatgtcgctaaaaatctgtaaaaagttgacatgagatctcaaagttatgccggatccggcataaacttatgaaggaattaccaaagttatgtcggacccggcatacttatgccaagtctgcccataaggcatgagtatgccgggtccggcataactttggtaattccttcataagtttatgtcgggtccggcatacacacgACCCAAACCTTACCTTGcggttttcttttttaatttatgcttgagcgggggttcgaactcagaacctcgtgatttctgcgtgaacgctcagtgttgcaatgcgaagggcaaaaattaaagaccagcaatatgagaggcataatttaaagaccacaaatatgaggggcaaaatttaaagaccaccccaaaagaagggcaatccacgcaaaaaaatggAAGAGGTTTGGGTTGGATAACGGGCAATTCGCACGAATACCCTATCTTGGAGTGGTCTTGCCCTTCAGCAttttaagtaataaaaaaatgATTGAAAATACCCTGAcagcaaaaaaaacaaaagaagaaattcGAATATGTGacctaatttcgcaaggcaaggtttTACAAGAAACTACACCTGTTCGGGCAAAGTTACAGAAAAATtatgccttgtccggcatagttatgtagaaattaagttatcctcAATTATTCTCATAGAAAATGTAAGCACGTAACACCATATTTTATTGACCTTTTCTCTATAAATGAATGTCTGAGATTATTATTTTTCCCTCTCGTTCTGAGTTTTTTGCTCTTCCCATTGTTAATTTCCGGGTTTAAAATACTCATCCTTTTAACAAAATTGTCAAAAGGAATATGTGACGTTGATTTTTAATCCGTGCGGAGATTAGATCTAACCCATAAACAACTCGATGCATCCAAATTCATTTATCCGGTAATTGTTAAGGTTGGATTTTTAAGGATCTACCATTAATAAGGGATGGAGAAGCTGAGTTCTACCTAAATCTAGAATCAGTTGAACTTGTTTGTACATTTTTTAACAAAAATATGTTGTCTAAAACAAAGAAGACATTATTATCCTCTGAATCCATTCAGCCGCAAAACATGAAGTATCAAACGAGTTGGTTCAAACAAATTCGATGTTTATGTAAAGTCTTTGAAGTTTGTTAAGTTTTAGGTTGTGTCTAGTATTATTGTAGGCCTATAAATCATGATCACCTATTTAATTAAAGCCCGCATGTTTCATTTCATAATTTCATTAAAAAGAGGGTCATTTTTACCCGAAAATCAACACTAAGGGCAATTGGGGTCCAATAGGCGAAAAAGATAAAATTTTAACCCTAAAATTAATGCTAAAGGCAATTGAGGTCAAATGACAACAAATTTAAGTCATTTTCATTACGATAGGGGCAATTTTTGCCCTTTTATGATTTTTAGGAGTCATTCAATTTCCAAACTTAAATCTTTAAGTGACTTATTTATTAGGGATTGTTCGGGCATGTAAAGAGGATATGTGCAAATATCCCagtaaggaggtgtgagaggttgatcATCGCATGCTTGGGAATGGTAGAAGTAGGTCTAAGAAGTAATGGGGATGAGATGATTAGGCAGGACATGACACAACTTCAGCTCACCGAGAATATGACCGTTAATAGGAGGGTGCGGAGGTAAAGAATTAGGGTACAAATTTAGTAGGTAGTCGGATTTTTTTCCGGTTCCTAATGTATTAGTCACATTCTTGTATCTTCGCATTCTTAGATTTCTACTACTATTTGTTTTTTTAGCTTTGATTTTTACTTTTTGTTTTTAGACAATTATATTGATGTTGTTTACGCTTGTTGCTACTGCTTATTGCTTTCCTTTTTTCACCTTtctttgagctgagggtctatcgaaaacagcctctctaccttctcAAAGTAGGGGTGAGGTCtacatacactctaccctccctagacccctcTTATGATAtcacactgggttgttgttgctgttatTTATTAGGGATTTGTTTGGTTTGTGCTATACTAGGATTATGGTGCGGGGATTGCAATAAGAAAATTAAACACCACGATTATTGGATGAGTATATTTTTATTGCTTGATATTTGGTTTATTGGATTAAAAATAAAACTATATAAAATAGGTGTTTGATTTTACACATATAAACTTGCATTTTGTTTCAACTTAACCTAGGTTCTCTTAAAGATTTTGGAAACAAGCTCAGAGATGGGGCAAATATATCATTTTGTTTTATCTCGGAATTAGTAATCTTGAGATTATTATCCCACATAAAACACGATATAAAAAGTACACAATTATCTTATAAATAATCCGAAGTAATCAAACCGAAATAGACTCTTCAACCAAACACATGATAAAATTCTTCCTTTTATCTCGAAAATATTATTCATTCTCATTGTAAAGTAGTAATAATTTGTAACCAAACCACTCTTTAATATACTAAACTAGTAAAGTCACACGCGTTTCGCGCGGTTACAAAAGGAATTGATAAATTTATAATTAATATTGTTAAAAAAATATATCCAAGATGGAATATATGGTTTTTTTGTCATGTATATGCATATGCTAATTAATTTTATACATTTTATAAAGCTATGAtacaaataataattttataGATATAAAAACTTAAACGGACTGGCTTTCTCATTGGTTAATTCTTTCAGAAgataaaattaaaaatatgtgTGCATGTGAATGTGTATAATACGTGATTCTCTTAGTATACTTCATCACTAAATCATGTATCTAGTGATATATTAATTCATTCTATAGTAGAATTGTTCGGCTTTATAAAAAATTCATCTTAGAGCCCGTTTGCATTAGCTTATAAGTAGGGTTGGGCGTTCGgcattcggttcggtatttttaaagttcggtttcggtaattcggtattcggtaattgaaagtatataccaaataccgaactttcaaaccTCGGTTCGGTAAATTAaatttcggttcggttcggtattcggtaataccatttTTTTGCTAACAGCTGCATTCATTCACCATTAAGCTTAGAGTTCACATCATAACTGCCAACTCCcaaaacttaaaaaataaaagtcAGCACCACACAGTTCAGATATATAAGATCTTGACAAGGACATTCATAAGCATAAGAACACAAAAACTACAAACCATCATAAGATCACTCTCAGAATATTATTTTCACACAAGTGATGTAGACGGGACAATATATGAAACCGCCAATAACCAAAATTCTGCAGCACAATGTACAAAATTGGCTACTAAAACAAATTTAAGCAGACATTAGATAATGGTTGAAGGGAATGTTCTCTACAGCTCATTCCCATCATCATAAAATTATTTTACCTTATCATAAAGCAAATGTTCTCTAGAGCTCCTCTTGCTACAATAAATTGAAGATACAATTCACAACGTTGTAGGTACTTAAGAAAGGAAAGGATGCCAATGGCTCAAACCAAGATCACCCGAAAGTAGCAGCAAACCGCATTAGCAGATTAGGGATTTTTTGTGTGTGGGTCGAAATTGAAGAACTGATGGGTATTGAAGAAAAAAAGACTTGGAAGTTGGAGCTGAGGTGAAGTAGAACTGATGGCCATGAAAGTGGTGAGACTGGTGGATGGTTGGAGATGGGGAGAATTAATAGAGAAGGAGACTGGTGGATGGCGAGTGGTTTTTAGGGATTTGATTTAGTGTGAAGtgattcagtgaactgatggcaTGGGCTATGGGTAATGGGTATAGATAGATTTAGGACTTTTACTCCTATAGTCTATTGGGTTTGGGCTAGACCGGAAATTTATTTACAATGGGCCTTTAGTCCTTTACTCCTTTAGgccttattggtattaatttcggtattcggtaaataccgaataccgaacagTATAATTAtaaataccgaaaccgaaatattaaattttatatttcagtctcgaataccgaattaccgaatcCCGAAATACTGAAAtagccggttcggttcggtaattcggttttcggtattttatgcccagccctacttataagttgttgttgttttcagtttttttgcgtgtttggctggtcagcttaaagtaattttgtgcttaaaataagctcaaaaaaataattgggtcagtttgacttagcttatctaaagtagcttataagctgaaaacagcttataagccaaaaaaaataagttagcctaccccaatttttttttttttgacttgtaagctgttttcagcttataaactgctttttttaagcccatccaaacagactcttaaTCAAACAATATACACATGAAAAAGAAGTAGATAAATTTAAGGTGTGCTGTCTCTCCATTGAATTTACATTTATGTTAGTAATTTCTTTTCTTTCACTTTTTTTGCTTGTTGTTCATTTTATTACTTTTTTATCTTTTAAATAAACATTTCCAGTTGAATTTTCACATAACCAATAAAGAATTAACTAAAGCAGTGGCTAAAATGACAATTTAAATTACCAATCAAGAGAGGACACAAATTAATCATGATACATAATGATAGCAAACCATATTAAGCAACTAACATCATTCTCAAAGTAATTGACGACATCAAAGAGGATTTTGGATCCTTCAACAGTTCACATGGTGAGGCTTTTGATCTAGGCTGCTCAATCTACCTTTCAATGAAGGCCTTCTACTCGGGAAAGCTCACCATGTTAAGGGACTTTTGCTTGTCTCAACAGATCTAGAAGAACTACTTCTGCCTCTAAACCAGCTTCATAATTCTGAAATTCAAACAAACTTATAGTATCTACAAATGGAGAAGTTTTCCAAATCTGTTAAAAGCCACAGTCAGCATAGAACTAAACAAAATACTTATCTAGCTACAATAACACAGTACTACTGGCACATACAGGAAAATAGGTGAAATTTAATAACAATGAGAATAATAATAAGCTTGCTACTCAaaatagaagaaagaacaatGAGAATAATAATAAGCTCGCTACTCAAAACTATCCAATATGTTTTGCGGCAAACTCAACCAGCAGATTCATCGGGCGATATGCTAAATTACCTTTAAAAGAATGTATTCATAGGTGACATTAGCATATATCAAGCGTGCCATTGTCCTGTTCTTTTAATGTTCAAGAATAGTTCTAACAACCTAGAAAAAACATAACCAAATATTTACCCACTTCACACCCAAAACGGTCAGTGAAATAACCGGGAAGGTAACAATTTATTTTGgaaaaccaacaacaataataataggtAACCAAAAGGAGAAGTGAGGTGGAATAACACATTAAAAACAAAAGCATACATACTTAGAACATTGGGGTAATTCCAGCAAGCGTGCCAAAATGCTCTTATATCATATCAAACAGAAGTGGTGGTTGTTGTCACCTTCTAAGTTAAGCGGACTCTTAATTTTGATGCTGAACCCATCTCGACAGGAGACTGGGACGGGTGCGGGATATGTCTCGGATTGGTCAACCAACTTCGGATACTTTGACTGGAGTTCATTGACAAATTTGCGGGgaaaattgagattttgatttctcaaaataaAAGATAAACCTATTTAAGACATGGAAATGGAATGCCCATCTTGGCGAGTGAAAGTTTGACTTCTACAATATACATGTAAGTTTTCATAGAATACATCTCAAAATTTAGAATATAATTATAGCTCTATTTTTATAGTTTTGAAATTTCTTAGTCAAATCCCAATATCCGTATCCATACCTGGATCCGCAActtgaatcttaaaatttagattttgtCGAATCCAACACTCGGATCCATACCCGTATCGCATACTGGCACCCCAGTCCAAGCAACTTAGGTCACCTTGCAAGTATGCCTCCTATGGATGATTGATGTAGATCATTTTCTCCCTTCTAAAAGTATTTTAAAAAAGATACAGATCAAGCGGGCATTCAAAAAGCTTAAAAGGCAGTTCCTCATAGAAAAATTACTGAATAATATGCTGAAGGAATTGTCAAGCATAATAGAAGGGCACAAAGACTTACAAAATCTAGTCTAGTGAAAATCTATCTGAAGAACACAAGCAGTTTTGGCTCTACTGGCCGATCTTCCTTTCCAAAATGATAGGCCTGTAGTTTCATGTTTGTTCTTTCCAAACATAGCACGGAAGCTGGTAATAGAGTATTCTCCTCTTCATTCGAATCAACTAAAAGTACTTATTGCGGCGTGTAAGATATTGAGTGGAATGAATTGAAAGAGGAGCCAATTCAACACATGATATATTCTTCAAATTGAATAAAATATAAAGAAGAAATTCTTCCACGTGGAGGTTTTACTTTAAGTACAAAGGGTGAACATTTTGACTTTATTTCAATTTGAAACGGGTTGTCTGGGAAATTGGATTCAGGCGAATTATCTTAACTGCAAAAAGCAAAATATAAATGAGATATAACAACAAAATTGCAAGAAATTGATAATCAGATTTAGCCTGTTAATATCAATTTAACAATTTAAAAACCTTGTGAACAACTAATGTCAAGATAGTGCTTAAGAAAGTCCGCCCTACCAAGTGCTAATCAAACGAAGAAGGAACATGTTGTGATGCTCCTCATATTCTCTGGGCTTTCTTTATAGAACTATTTGTAACTGATTAACGTAAATGCCTCAGAAATACCTGACAATGCCATGTGAAGCgatttgtatacaaaaaaaaaaggttcggGTTAAAAATCAGCATCACAAATAGAAACATAATCACATTGCTTAACATTGGAATGCTTCAGCCTTTCTTTCAAAGCCCCTGCTTTGTACCCATTTCGATCGTCTTTTAgtacatattttatatttatcCTTTGCTTGCCCATCTTTATCATTCCACTTTCACCAAATTCTGCACCAATTTAAAGTTTCTGAAAGTTATAAGAAAAGGCTTAATTTTACAAATTTTGTACTTTTTTATGATACCTTAGCTATGGGCTAGTTGAATCATGAAGAACTTGTACTGTACACAATCAGAATGCCATGAAAGTCCACATACAACTCCAATTGAAAACCGATAAGCATGTGAGAAAGATATTAAGTTTTTTTTTACCTAAAAATAAGGTCatgttggaaaatttggaaaaagacaGTTGAAAAGAGAAAGAGTTCAAACCTCTGTTCATTATATATAGGTATTTATACATATACCATATCTTCGACACTCAGACCGGTGTACCAACAAAAAGAAACTTACTTTCCGGAGTCAT
The sequence above is a segment of the Lycium barbarum isolate Lr01 chromosome 6, ASM1917538v2, whole genome shotgun sequence genome. Coding sequences within it:
- the LOC132598729 gene encoding uncharacterized protein LOC132598729 → MPKSKRNRAVTLSKTKKKGKEHKESIVNSIRECAEKYCSAYVFSFENMRNLKFKEFRDQLKSSSRFFLGSNKVMQVALGRSVADEIRPGLHKISKLVRGDSGLCFTNLSKEEVQRLFSEFEEHDFARTGTTAAEKVELQEGPLDQFTHEMEPFLRKQGMPVRLNRGVVELVSDYVVCEEGKPLSPEAARILRLLDIKMATFRLSLICRWSPNEFELYREGLEESDIESS